From a single Nicotiana tabacum cultivar K326 chromosome 8, ASM71507v2, whole genome shotgun sequence genomic region:
- the LOC107781486 gene encoding uncharacterized protein LOC107781486 isoform X1 translates to MQHIKHDVLMRLVYRIYPENSITHRPRYDNFLTAAISYGGDAANLQLQKVDLIDMELKADGSDGSLVLIKQGAEARVFESTFVGRRCIVKERFSKKYRHPTLDSKLTTKRLNAEARCMTKARRLGVTTPVLYAVDPVTHTLTFEYVEGPSVKDIFLGFGLVGVDEEQMTDIATQIGNAIGKLHDGGLVHGDLTTSNMLMRSAANQLVLIDFGLSFTSTLPEDKAVDLYVLERALLSMHSSCGNVMDQILAGYKKSSKQWSSTFNKLAQVRQRGRKRTMVG, encoded by the exons ATGCAACATATAAAGCACGATGTTCTAATGCGACTTGTATATCGCATATATCCAGAAAATTCTATAACTCACCGTCCGAGATACGACAATTTTCTCACAGCAGCTATCTCTTACGGCGGCGACGCTGCTAATCTTCAACTGCAAAAAG TTGATCTCATAGATATGGAACTCAAGGCAGACGGAAGTGACGGATCCTTGGTTTTAATCAAGCAAGGAGCTGAGGCT AGGGTATTTGAGTCAACATTTGTGGGTAGGAGGTGTATTGTCAAGGAACGGTTTTCAAAGAAATACAGGCATCCGACTTTGGATTCAAAGCTCACTACTAAACGGTTGAATGCG GAGGCAAGGTGCATGACAAAAGCTAGACGGCTTGGTGTTACTACTCCAGTGCTTTATGCTGTTGACCCTGTTACGCATACTCTCACCTTTGAATATGTTGAAGGTCCTTCTGTGAAAGATATATTCCTTGGCTTTGGATTAGTTGGTGTGGACGAAGAGCAGATGACTGATATTGCAACACAGATTGGTAATGCTATTGGCAAATTACATGATGGTGGCCTAGTCCATGGCGATTTGACAACATCAAACATGTTAATGAGGAGTGCTGCCAATCAGCTG GTGCTGATTGACTTTGGTCTAAGCTTTACTTCAACACTTCCAGAAGATAAAGCAGTTGATTTATATGTACTTGAACGTGCTTTGCTCTCTATGCACTCTTCTTGCGGGAATGTG ATGGACCAGATACTTGCTGGATACAAGAAATCCTCAAAGCAGTGGTCGTCAACCTTTAACAAGCTAGCCCAAG TGAGGCAAAGAGGCCGAAAGCGCACAATGGTTGGTTGA
- the LOC107781486 gene encoding uncharacterized protein LOC107781486 isoform X2 produces the protein MELKADGSDGSLVLIKQGAEARVFESTFVGRRCIVKERFSKKYRHPTLDSKLTTKRLNAEARCMTKARRLGVTTPVLYAVDPVTHTLTFEYVEGPSVKDIFLGFGLVGVDEEQMTDIATQIGNAIGKLHDGGLVHGDLTTSNMLMRSAANQLVLIDFGLSFTSTLPEDKAVDLYVLERALLSMHSSCGNVMDQILAGYKKSSKQWSSTFNKLAQVRQRGRKRTMVG, from the exons ATGGAACTCAAGGCAGACGGAAGTGACGGATCCTTGGTTTTAATCAAGCAAGGAGCTGAGGCT AGGGTATTTGAGTCAACATTTGTGGGTAGGAGGTGTATTGTCAAGGAACGGTTTTCAAAGAAATACAGGCATCCGACTTTGGATTCAAAGCTCACTACTAAACGGTTGAATGCG GAGGCAAGGTGCATGACAAAAGCTAGACGGCTTGGTGTTACTACTCCAGTGCTTTATGCTGTTGACCCTGTTACGCATACTCTCACCTTTGAATATGTTGAAGGTCCTTCTGTGAAAGATATATTCCTTGGCTTTGGATTAGTTGGTGTGGACGAAGAGCAGATGACTGATATTGCAACACAGATTGGTAATGCTATTGGCAAATTACATGATGGTGGCCTAGTCCATGGCGATTTGACAACATCAAACATGTTAATGAGGAGTGCTGCCAATCAGCTG GTGCTGATTGACTTTGGTCTAAGCTTTACTTCAACACTTCCAGAAGATAAAGCAGTTGATTTATATGTACTTGAACGTGCTTTGCTCTCTATGCACTCTTCTTGCGGGAATGTG ATGGACCAGATACTTGCTGGATACAAGAAATCCTCAAAGCAGTGGTCGTCAACCTTTAACAAGCTAGCCCAAG TGAGGCAAAGAGGCCGAAAGCGCACAATGGTTGGTTGA